A single window of Gossypium hirsutum isolate 1008001.06 chromosome A10, Gossypium_hirsutum_v2.1, whole genome shotgun sequence DNA harbors:
- the LOC107895391 gene encoding uncharacterized protein, with translation METVRQVPSPVRSSANRHRGPSPATAWLSGADTGGGAGGGRGQLALGAAAKELETVKQYSDRIMVVVNSIKLLGKQFSEARIVEKEQKKASRQEEHQEGAFQAKSKPTLSSSGYKGKKTWPDKSRRDGTRRRPDVQYNVCKQMGHVEKVCRKKGKYKQNQPQQPRTEAQVAEEGCDQEEQVFVVSCSTFKRKITKGWLIYSGCTNHMTPDAAIFKSIDRSFKTGVKVGNGQYIKAEGKGDLLIDTPSGTKLVSNVLFIPEIDRSLQSIVQLLEKAYSIVFKGKKYLISGPSGSKLMSAIMTDKSFVVD, from the exons atggaaactGTGcgccag GTACCTTCTCCGGTGAGGAGCTCGGCCAATCGCCACCGTGGTCCGTCGCCGGCCACCGC GTGGTTGAGCGGTGCTGACACGGGCGGTGGAGCAGGTGGTGGCAGAGGGCAGTTGGCCCTAGGGGCTGCGGCTAAG GAGTTAGAGACAGTTAAGCAATATTCAGATAGAATCATGGTTGTTGTGAATAGCATCAAACTGCTTGGGAAACAATTTAGTGAAGCcagaatagtggagaag GAACAAAAAAAAGCTAGCAGACAggaggagcatcaagaaggtgcTTTTCAAGCTAAGAGTAAACCAACCTTGAGCTCCTCTGGCTATAAAGGGAAGAAAACTTGGCCAGACAAATCAAGAAGAGATGGAACAAGAAGAAG ACCTGATGTGCAGTACAATGTTTGTAAACAGATGGGCCATGTTGAGAAGGTTTGTAGAAAAAAAGGCAAGTATAAGCAAAACCAACCTCAACAGCCTAGAACAGAAGCTCAAGTGGCAGAAGAAGGTTGTGATCAGGAAGAACAAGTATTTGTTGTCTCCTGCTCAactttcaaaagaaaaatcaCAAAAGGGTGGCTGATTTATAGTGGTTGCACaaaccacatgacacctgatgctgctATTTTCAAAAGCATTGATAGAAGCTTCAAAACAGGAGTAAAAGTGGGCAATGGACAATACATTAAAGCAGAAGGCAAGGGAGATCTGTTGATTGACACTCCTTCAGGTACCAAACTTGTTTCTAATGTTCTGTTTATACCTGAAATTGATAGAAGTCTACAAAGTATTGTCCAGTTGCTTGAAAAGGCATACTCTATAGTATTCAAAGGCAAAAAGTATCTGATTAGTGgtccaagtggatccaagctcATGTCAGCAATCATGACTGACAAAAGCTTTGTTGTTGATTAG
- the LOC107896254 gene encoding dol-P-Man:Man(6)GlcNAc(2)-PP-Dol alpha-1,2-mannosyltransferase isoform X1 → METAIRGRLSLSPNTVFNPKPGFLPSSFSMYAMSLLSRLFLLEKPAWAVAVAAVGVILGWPFSILAFLPLTFYSLAKQFKQAFLSGAVTSIALLEVARAICMGQRGHFFI, encoded by the exons ATGGAGACTGCCATACGTGGTAGATTATCTCTCTCACCAAACACCGTCTTTAATCCTAAACCAG GTTTTCTTCCTAGTTCATTCTCTATGTATGCTATGAGCCTCTTATCAAGGTTATTTCTACTTGAGAAACCTGCATGGGCTGTTGCTGTTGCAGCTGTGGGTGTAATCCTAGGTTGGCCATTTTCAATCTTGGCATTTCTTCCACTGACCTTCTACTCTTTAGCTAAACAATTCAAACAAGCATTTCTTTCTGGTGCTGTCACCTCAATAGCTCTTCTT GAGGTGGCGAGAGCCATTTGTATGGGACAGAGGGGCCACTTTTTTATATAA
- the LOC107896254 gene encoding dol-P-Man:Man(6)GlcNAc(2)-PP-Dol alpha-1,2-mannosyltransferase isoform X2, giving the protein MNREIYLHTGFLPSSFSMYAMSLLSRLFLLEKPAWAVAVAAVGVILGWPFSILAFLPLTFYSLAKQFKQAFLSGAVTSIALLEVARAICMGQRGHFFI; this is encoded by the exons ATGAATCGAGAGATTTATCTTCATACTG GTTTTCTTCCTAGTTCATTCTCTATGTATGCTATGAGCCTCTTATCAAGGTTATTTCTACTTGAGAAACCTGCATGGGCTGTTGCTGTTGCAGCTGTGGGTGTAATCCTAGGTTGGCCATTTTCAATCTTGGCATTTCTTCCACTGACCTTCTACTCTTTAGCTAAACAATTCAAACAAGCATTTCTTTCTGGTGCTGTCACCTCAATAGCTCTTCTT GAGGTGGCGAGAGCCATTTGTATGGGACAGAGGGGCCACTTTTTTATATAA